Proteins from a single region of Scleropages formosus chromosome 24, fSclFor1.1, whole genome shotgun sequence:
- the dkk1b gene encoding dickkopf-related protein 1b, translated as MQPVPANSLVALWLALLGYIQGSCGAAVPHKSNAIKSVPAGGAQPVSAAPDILLLFDSGSVNVAVDGVQLQPVSCTSDHECAEDEFCYGSRGACVPCRKRKKRCVRDAVCCPGNYCSNGVCTPIDFDTTHGAGTDAVLLDSFGHENSTSVPQSKQPAPGRPQSLKGQEGDLCLRSTDCSEGLCCARHFWSKICKPVLSEGQVCTKHKRKGTHNLELFQRCDCADGLSCRTQKGDPSSNSSRSLHTCQRH; from the exons ATGCAGCCCGTGCCCGCGAACTCGCTCGTCGCCCTCTGGCTCGCCCTCTTGGGCTACATCCAGGGCAGCTGTGGCGCCGCCGTCCCGCACAAGTCCAACGCCATCAAGAGCGTCCCCGCGGGGGGCGCGCAGCCCGTCAGCGCCGCTCCCGACATCCTGCTGCTTTTTGACAGCGGCAGCGTGAACGTGGCGGTGGACGGAGTCCAGCTCCAG CCCGTGAGCTGCACGAGCGACCACGAGTGCGCCGAGGACGAGTTCTGCTACGGCTCGCGCGGCGCCTGTGTGCCCTGCAGGAAGCGCAAGAAGCGCTGCGTCCGGGACGCCGTCTGTTGCCCTGGAAACTACTGCAGCAACG GGGTGTGTACGCCCATCGACTTCGACACCACGCACGGAGCTGGAACGGACGCGGTTTTGCTGGACTCCTTCGGGCACGAGAACAGCACTTCGGTACCGCAGTCCAAACAGCCCGCTCCCGGACGCCCGCAGTCGCTCAAAG GTCAGGAAGGAGACCTCTGCCTGAGGTCAACAGACTGCTCAGAAGGTCTGTGCTGCGCACGCCATTTTTGGTCCAAGATCTGCAAGCCCGTCTTGTCGGAGGGACAGGTGTGCACCAAGCACAAGCGAAAAGGCACCCATAACCTGGAGCTCTTCCAGCGCTGTGACTGCGCCGACGGCCTCAGCTGCCGAACGCAGAAGGGCGACCCCAGCAGCAACTCTTCTCGAAGTCTTCACACCTGCCAAAGGCACTGA